From a region of the Xyrauchen texanus isolate HMW12.3.18 chromosome 39, RBS_HiC_50CHRs, whole genome shotgun sequence genome:
- the glt8d1 gene encoding glycosyltransferase 8 domain-containing protein 1 — MTVRRVNVLILVLLAIAFLIIVHRNLLNLNDFLKKENPETVPGMILPFETDFLFDHKVIRTGDEIPVLITAPEERLGAALAAMNSIYRNSKANIVFNVVTLNESVGHIRAWLSKTDMKHKIVVFDPKILAGKISEDPQKMEALKPLNFARFYMPLFLPDAEKAIYLDDDIIVQGDIRELFETNLKLGHAAAFSEDCDSASSKGIIRGAGNQNSYIGFLDFKKEAIKKLGMRANTCSFNPGVIVANLTEWKQQNITSQLEFWMERNAKEDLSSKTLADSITTPPLLIVFYKHHSSIDPMWHVRHLGATGAGNRYSPQFVKAAKLLHWNGHYKPWGRTSSFSDIWDRWYIPDPIGKFHPIRRHTEDK; from the exons ATGACCGTCCGGCGAG TGAACGTGCTTATTCTTGTGCTGCTTGCCATTGCCTTTTTAATCATTGTACATCGAAATCTGCTTAACCTCAATGATTTCCTGAAGAAAGAGAATCCAG AGACCGTGCCTGGGATGATACTGCCATTTGAGACTGATTTCCTATTCGATCACAAGGTCATCAGGACCGGCGATGAGATTCCAGTGCTCATCACTGCTCCAGAGGAGAGACTGGGCGCTGCGCTCGCCGCTATGAACAGCATCTACCGCAATAGCAAAGCCAACATAGTGTTCAACGTTGTAACCCTAAATGAATCTGTGGGTCATATCAG AGCATGGCTGAGTAAGACTGATATGAAACACAAGATCGTCGTATTTGATCCAAAGATCCTTGCCGGAAAGATTTCTGAAGATCCTCAGAAGATGGAGGCATTGAAGCCG TTGAACTTTGCCAGATTCTACATGCCATTGTTCTTGCCTGATGCAGAGAAGGCTATTTACCTAGACGATGACATAATTGTACAAG GGGATATTCGGGAGCTTTTTGAGACCAATCTTAAGTTAGGACATGCAGCTGCCTTCTCAGAAGATTGTGATTCTGCCTCCTCCAAAGGCATCATCAGAGGAGCCGGAAATCAG AACAGCTATAttggctttctggacttcaagAAAGAGGCCATCAAGAAGCTTGGAATGAGAGCAAACACTTGCTCATTCAATCCTGGAGTCATTGTGGCCAATTTAACCGAGTGGAAACAGCAGAATATCACCAGCCAGCTTGAGTTCTGGATGGAGCGCAACGCAAA ggAAGACCTTTCCAGTAAGACTTTAGCAGACAGCATCACAACGCCACCTTTGCTCATTGTATTTTACAAGCATCACTCAAGCATTGATCCCATGTGGCATGTCCGACACCTCG GGGCAACTGGAGCAGGGAATCGGTATTCTCCTCAGTTTGTGAAGGCTGCCAAACTTCTTCATTGGAATGGACATTATAAACCATGGGGCAGGACCTCATCTTTCTCTGATATTTGGGACAGGTGGTACATTCCAGATCCCATAGGTAAATTCCACCCAATCCGAAGACACACCGAGGACAAATAG